One Legionella lansingensis genomic region harbors:
- the rpmJ gene encoding 50S ribosomal protein L36, which yields MKVRASVKRLCRNCKIIKRNGTIRVICKDARHKQKQG from the coding sequence ATGAAAGTTAGAGCATCAGTAAAGCGACTTTGTCGCAACTGCAAGATTATTAAGCGTAATGGAACTATCCGCGTTATATGCAAAGATGCACGGCATAAACAAAAACAGGGTTAA
- the rpsD gene encoding 30S ribosomal protein S4 → MARYLGPKCKLSRREGTDLFLKSGVRDHKSKCKSEKLPGQHGANKPRLGDYGLQLREKQKIRRLYGILERQFRNYYKKAARQTGSTGENLMILLERRLDNVVYRMGFASTRAEARQLVAHKAVLVNEQVVNIPSYLVKPGDVISIRQKAKGQGRVQAAMALSEQRAPCDWLAVDSSALKGTYNNSPTLNDLASYYNVNLVVELYSK, encoded by the coding sequence ATGGCTAGATACCTTGGTCCAAAATGTAAATTATCACGTAGAGAAGGTACGGATCTATTTTTAAAAAGCGGTGTTCGCGATCATAAATCTAAATGTAAATCTGAAAAACTTCCGGGACAGCATGGTGCGAATAAGCCACGCTTGGGTGATTATGGTCTTCAGTTACGTGAAAAACAAAAAATTAGACGTCTTTATGGTATATTGGAAAGACAATTTCGTAATTACTATAAAAAGGCGGCTCGACAAACAGGTTCAACCGGTGAAAACCTGATGATTCTGCTCGAGCGACGTCTTGATAATGTCGTTTATCGTATGGGTTTTGCCAGCACTCGTGCCGAAGCCAGACAACTGGTTGCGCACAAAGCTGTTTTAGTAAATGAGCAAGTGGTTAACATCCCTTCTTATTTAGTAAAACCTGGTGACGTCATTTCAATTCGCCAAAAAGCGAAGGGACAAGGGCGAGTCCAAGCTGCTATGGCACTCTCTGAACAACGTGCTCCCTGTGATTGGTTGGCTGTTGATTCAAGTGCATTAAAAGGCACGTATAACAATTCGCCTACACTAAATGATTTAGCAAGCTATTATAACGTTAATTTAGTTGTAGAACTTTACTCTAAGTAA
- the rplF gene encoding 50S ribosomal protein L6 has translation MSRVAKAPINLPANVELTIEKDTLTVKGPKGSLVQHYNKLVSVSKSKENNNQIIFKPASNDPNAWAQAGTVRALVNNMVKGVTTGFDVTLELVGVGYRAQAGGKTVTMSLGFSHPVEYHLPQGVTVETPNNTTIIIRGIDKQLLGQVASEIRGFRPPEPYKGKGVKYAGEVIVRKEAKKK, from the coding sequence ATGTCTAGAGTAGCAAAAGCCCCAATTAATTTGCCTGCGAATGTTGAGCTTACGATAGAAAAAGATACCCTAACTGTTAAGGGGCCAAAAGGGTCACTCGTTCAACATTATAATAAGCTGGTTAGTGTTAGTAAAAGTAAAGAGAATAACAATCAAATTATATTTAAGCCGGCTTCCAATGACCCCAATGCTTGGGCGCAAGCAGGAACAGTTCGTGCTTTGGTAAATAACATGGTTAAAGGTGTCACTACTGGTTTTGATGTGACACTCGAACTAGTAGGAGTAGGGTATCGTGCTCAGGCTGGTGGAAAAACAGTAACCATGTCTTTAGGTTTTTCACATCCCGTTGAATATCATCTACCTCAAGGTGTGACGGTTGAGACTCCTAATAACACGACGATTATTATTCGTGGTATTGATAAGCAGTTGCTTGGACAAGTGGCTTCAGAAATCCGCGGTTTCAGACCCCCAGAACCCTATAAAGGTAAGGGTGTCAAATATGCTGGTGAAGTTATTGTTCGTAAAGAAGCCAAGAAGAAATAA
- the rpsH gene encoding 30S ribosomal protein S8: MHDPVADMLTRIRNGQQAKHQSVTLNSSKLKEEIARVLKEEGYILDYSVQSLENNLKSITLQLKYYHGRPVIERILRISRPGLRVYKSFKDLPSIPGFGIAILSTSKGVMSHVAAKRQGVGGEVLCEVA; the protein is encoded by the coding sequence CTAGAATTCGTAATGGTCAGCAAGCTAAACATCAGAGCGTAACCCTAAATTCATCTAAGTTGAAAGAAGAAATTGCTAGGGTATTAAAAGAAGAAGGTTATATATTGGACTATAGTGTACAGTCTCTTGAGAATAATCTTAAATCAATTACGTTGCAATTGAAGTATTATCACGGTAGACCTGTAATTGAACGTATTTTGCGTATTAGTCGCCCTGGTTTAAGGGTTTATAAATCGTTCAAGGATTTACCTTCAATACCTGGTTTTGGAATTGCCATTCTTTCTACCTCTAAAGGGGTAATGAGTCATGTTGCAGCTAAAAGGCAAGGGGTGGGTGGTGAAGTTCTTTGTGAAGTGGCCTAA
- the secY gene encoding preprotein translocase subunit SecY, with translation MNNQRQTSSQSRGGLAELKSRLIFVILGILVYRLGAHIPVPGLDPQKLANFFGEQQNTIFGLFNMFSGGALSRVTVFAIGIMPYISASIIIQLFSVVSPKLEQLKKEGESGRRKINQYTRYLTLVLAIFQSLGMARWLAGQQIALHADIFFYFTAVVTLVTGTMFLMWLGEQITEKGVGNGISLIIFAGIVSSMPHAIASVFQQVKEGQMQALTLLLIGVIVVLVTGFVVFMERAQRRIRVNYAQRTHGRKVYAAQTSHLPLKINMSGVIPPIFASSIILLPATLAQFFAKGRGMDWLADIGMALSPGQPLYLIIYAAAILFFAFFYAALVFNPKDTADNLKKSGAYIPGIRPGEQTTRYIDSVMTRLTLVGAIYLVLVCLLPQILMYTWHVPFYFGGTSLLIIVVVIMDFVAQVQAHLMTQQYDSLMKKANFRGTKLPGLL, from the coding sequence ATGAATAACCAGAGGCAAACATCTAGCCAATCTCGCGGTGGATTGGCTGAATTAAAATCACGATTGATATTTGTCATACTTGGAATTTTAGTCTACAGATTAGGTGCGCATATTCCTGTTCCGGGCTTAGATCCGCAGAAATTAGCCAATTTTTTTGGTGAACAACAGAATACCATCTTTGGTCTATTCAATATGTTTTCTGGTGGAGCTTTGTCGCGCGTTACTGTTTTTGCAATAGGAATCATGCCCTATATCTCTGCATCCATCATTATTCAGCTTTTTTCAGTTGTTTCGCCAAAGCTTGAACAACTCAAGAAAGAAGGTGAATCTGGACGCAGAAAAATCAACCAGTATACTCGCTACCTAACTCTAGTCCTGGCCATTTTCCAATCCTTAGGTATGGCTAGATGGTTAGCGGGTCAACAAATTGCGCTGCATGCAGATATATTTTTCTACTTTACAGCGGTTGTCACACTGGTGACCGGTACAATGTTCTTGATGTGGTTAGGGGAACAAATCACCGAGAAAGGAGTGGGCAATGGAATATCACTCATTATTTTTGCAGGTATTGTTTCAAGTATGCCTCATGCTATTGCTTCTGTATTCCAACAGGTTAAAGAAGGACAGATGCAGGCTCTGACTTTACTTCTGATTGGTGTTATTGTTGTGTTAGTTACTGGTTTTGTGGTCTTCATGGAAAGAGCGCAGCGACGTATAAGGGTTAACTACGCACAGCGAACGCATGGTCGTAAGGTATATGCTGCGCAGACAAGCCACTTGCCATTGAAGATTAATATGTCGGGAGTTATCCCACCAATTTTTGCTTCAAGCATCATTTTATTACCAGCTACTCTTGCACAATTCTTTGCCAAAGGTAGAGGTATGGATTGGCTTGCTGATATTGGTATGGCGCTTTCCCCAGGACAACCGCTTTATCTGATTATTTATGCTGCTGCTATCCTGTTTTTTGCTTTTTTCTATGCGGCATTGGTATTTAATCCTAAAGATACGGCCGATAATTTAAAGAAATCAGGAGCTTACATTCCTGGTATACGTCCCGGTGAACAAACAACTCGCTATATCGATTCAGTGATGACTCGCTTAACTTTAGTGGGTGCTATTTATTTAGTGCTTGTTTGTTTATTGCCACAAATTTTAATGTATACCTGGCATGTGCCTTTTTATTTTGGTGGAACTTCGCTGTTAATCATCGTTGTGGTAATTATGGATTTTGTCGCTCAAGTACAAGCTCATTTGATGACACAACAATATGATTCCTTGATGAAAAAAGCCAATTTTAGAGGGACCAAGTTGCCTGGTCTTTTATGA
- the rpsE gene encoding 30S ribosomal protein S5 produces the protein MSFDEIQKSDGYQEKLVSVTRTAKVVKGGRVFGFAVLVVVGDGKGKVGFGRGKAREVPIAIQKAMDQARKNMVYIPLAGNTIYHEITWNYGASKVFMKPASEGTGIIAGGAMRAVLEVLGVQNILAKSIGSTNPSNIVRATISALTNIGTPDYVAAKRGKSVAEVMAEE, from the coding sequence ATGTCATTTGATGAAATTCAAAAAAGTGACGGCTACCAAGAAAAGTTGGTATCTGTAACTCGTACAGCCAAAGTAGTTAAGGGCGGTCGTGTTTTTGGCTTTGCCGTATTAGTGGTTGTCGGTGATGGTAAAGGCAAAGTAGGCTTTGGGCGAGGTAAAGCCAGAGAAGTGCCTATCGCGATTCAAAAAGCAATGGATCAAGCTAGAAAGAACATGGTTTATATTCCATTAGCTGGTAATACCATCTACCATGAAATTACCTGGAACTATGGAGCTTCTAAAGTATTTATGAAGCCTGCGAGTGAAGGTACAGGAATCATTGCGGGTGGTGCAATGCGTGCTGTGCTTGAGGTTTTGGGAGTACAAAATATCCTTGCAAAAAGCATTGGCTCAACCAATCCAAGTAACATTGTACGAGCTACGATTAGCGCGCTTACTAATATTGGAACACCTGATTATGTTGCTGCGAAGCGCGGAAAGTCAGTTGCAGAAGTCATGGCGGAAGAATAA
- a CDS encoding DNA-directed RNA polymerase subunit alpha: protein MDIHEMMTPSVLKVDAKSPYHSRVVLEPLERGYGHTLGNALRRILLSSMPGYAITEVSIDGVLHEYSTIEGVQEDVVDILLNLKQVAIKLTTGNEALLTLSKQGPCQVTAGDIQLTHGQEIINPELVIANLNENGKLNMTLKVEKGVGFHSTDTFVRDLDDDIARKSVGKLKIDNTFSPVRKVAYFVDNARVENRTDLDKLTIDLETDGTLDPEEAIRISASILQRQLHAFVDMKFEESRADHKERHEFDPILLRPVDDLELTVRSANCLKAENIYYIGDLVQKTENELLKTPNLGKKSLTEIKDVLASRSLSLGMKLENWPPANLGE from the coding sequence ATGGATATACATGAAATGATGACGCCATCTGTACTTAAAGTAGATGCTAAGTCGCCTTACCACTCACGAGTCGTACTTGAGCCTTTAGAGCGTGGCTATGGCCATACACTAGGTAATGCGCTAAGGCGGATACTTTTATCCTCTATGCCAGGCTATGCTATTACAGAGGTATCTATTGATGGTGTTTTGCATGAATACTCTACTATAGAAGGAGTACAAGAGGATGTGGTTGACATTCTGCTCAACCTTAAGCAAGTGGCCATTAAACTTACAACTGGCAACGAGGCTCTCCTTACTTTAAGTAAGCAGGGGCCATGTCAAGTAACCGCTGGTGATATTCAATTGACCCATGGTCAAGAGATAATTAACCCTGAGTTGGTTATTGCTAATCTTAATGAAAATGGCAAGCTGAACATGACCTTGAAAGTTGAAAAAGGTGTAGGCTTCCATTCAACAGATACTTTTGTACGCGATTTAGATGATGATATTGCACGTAAGTCTGTGGGCAAGTTGAAAATTGATAATACATTTTCACCTGTAAGAAAGGTAGCTTATTTCGTCGATAATGCTCGTGTTGAAAATAGAACTGACCTTGATAAGCTGACCATTGACTTAGAAACTGATGGTACCTTAGATCCGGAAGAAGCAATACGCATATCTGCATCTATACTGCAACGACAGCTACATGCTTTTGTAGATATGAAGTTTGAAGAGTCTCGTGCAGATCATAAAGAGCGTCATGAGTTTGACCCTATCTTGCTAAGGCCAGTTGATGATCTTGAACTTACAGTTCGCTCAGCTAACTGTTTAAAAGCAGAAAATATTTACTATATTGGTGATTTGGTTCAAAAAACTGAAAATGAATTGTTGAAGACACCAAATTTAGGCAAGAAATCTCTCACTGAAATTAAAGACGTACTTGCTTCACGCTCTTTATCATTGGGAATGAAGCTAGAAAATTGGCCGCCAGCAAATCTTGGCGAGTAA
- the rplQ gene encoding 50S ribosomal protein L17 — protein MRHRNSGRSFSRTSSHRKAMFSNMCVSLIEYELIKTTLPKAKELRRYIEPLITVSKKDSVASRRYVFDRLRSKSAVGKLFTTLGPRYVERPGGYVRVLKCGYRAGDNAPMAIVELVDRPVEDTSVEE, from the coding sequence ATGCGTCACCGTAATTCAGGTCGTAGTTTTAGCCGGACCAGCAGCCACAGAAAAGCCATGTTCTCTAATATGTGTGTTTCTCTTATTGAGTATGAGCTGATTAAAACTACATTGCCAAAAGCAAAAGAGCTACGTCGTTATATCGAGCCTCTTATCACTGTCAGCAAAAAAGATTCTGTTGCCTCTAGACGTTATGTTTTCGACAGATTACGCTCTAAGAGCGCTGTAGGGAAACTATTTACAACTCTGGGACCTCGTTATGTTGAGCGACCTGGTGGCTATGTCCGTGTTCTGAAATGTGGTTATCGGGCTGGTGATAATGCACCAATGGCTATTGTTGAGCTAGTGGATAGACCAGTAGAAGATACTTCTGTAGAAGAATAA
- the rpsM gene encoding 30S ribosomal protein S13, which yields MARIAGVNIPDHKHIVIALTSIYGIGKSTAINLCEAVGIDASTKVSQLPEEKLEALRAEIAKMTVEGDLRRVVTMNIKRLMDLGCYRGLRHRRGLPLRGQRTKTNARTRKGRRKTSNI from the coding sequence ATGGCTCGTATTGCAGGTGTTAATATACCGGATCATAAACACATCGTGATAGCACTTACCTCGATTTATGGTATTGGCAAATCGACAGCAATTAATTTATGTGAGGCTGTAGGAATTGATGCATCAACAAAGGTATCTCAATTGCCTGAAGAAAAGCTCGAAGCTTTGCGTGCAGAGATCGCTAAAATGACTGTAGAAGGTGACTTACGTCGTGTTGTAACCATGAATATTAAACGACTTATGGATCTTGGCTGCTATCGTGGTCTTCGCCATCGTCGTGGCTTACCGTTGCGTGGACAGCGCACAAAAACGAACGCTCGTACTCGTAAAGGTCGACGTAAGACTAGCAATATCTAA
- the ssb gene encoding single-stranded DNA-binding protein: MARGINKVILVGNVGVDPDVRYMPNGNAVTTISLATSETWKDKQTGDKQERTEWHRVVCFNRLGEIAGEYVRKGSKLYVEGSLRTRKWQDQQGQDRYTTEIVATDLQMLDSKTGSSSYDDVPVPSQGQQQGGRKPQAVSEAAQNAFDELDDDIPF, from the coding sequence ATGGCACGTGGAATCAACAAAGTAATTTTGGTTGGTAATGTTGGGGTAGACCCTGATGTGAGGTATATGCCCAATGGCAACGCCGTAACAACCATATCTCTGGCAACAAGTGAAACATGGAAGGATAAGCAGACAGGAGATAAGCAAGAGCGCACTGAATGGCACCGTGTTGTATGCTTTAACCGCTTAGGTGAGATTGCCGGTGAATATGTTCGTAAAGGCTCCAAGCTCTATGTCGAAGGTAGCTTACGCACCCGCAAATGGCAGGATCAACAAGGCCAAGATCGCTACACAACCGAAATCGTTGCTACCGATCTCCAGATGCTCGATAGCAAAACAGGTTCATCAAGCTATGATGATGTGCCAGTTCCATCTCAAGGACAACAACAAGGTGGTCGTAAACCCCAAGCAGTATCAGAAGCAGCACAAAACGCTTTTGATGAGTTGGATGATGACATCCCATTTTAA
- the rplR gene encoding 50S ribosomal protein L18, translating into MSNKEKARIRRSLKAKIIQGRNPERPRLVVHRSGSHIYSQIVVREARGDKVLVCSSTLDRELKSKLSGTKIEQAQQVGKLLGKRAKAKKISDVSFDRAGYKYHGRVKALAEGAREAGLNF; encoded by the coding sequence ATGAGTAATAAAGAAAAAGCCCGTATCCGACGCAGTTTGAAGGCAAAAATTATTCAAGGTCGCAATCCTGAAAGACCAAGACTTGTGGTTCATAGAAGTGGCTCACATATCTATTCTCAGATTGTCGTTCGTGAAGCTCGTGGGGACAAAGTACTTGTTTGCTCATCTACTTTGGATCGTGAGTTAAAGTCTAAGCTTTCGGGAACTAAGATAGAGCAAGCCCAACAAGTTGGTAAGCTCTTAGGTAAACGAGCAAAGGCTAAAAAGATAAGTGATGTTTCCTTCGATCGTGCAGGTTATAAATATCACGGGAGAGTTAAAGCTTTGGCCGAAGGTGCGCGTGAAGCTGGGTTGAATTTTTAA
- the rpsK gene encoding 30S ribosomal protein S11: protein MAISKAKQQKTRKKVKRVVSDGIVHIHASFNNTIVTFTDRQGNALCWATAGGSGFRGSRKSTPYAAQVATEKASAVAKEYGMKSVAVFIDGPGPGRESTIRELISQDFKIVEITDVTGIPHNGCKPPKKRRV from the coding sequence ATGGCTATAAGTAAGGCAAAGCAACAAAAAACAAGAAAAAAGGTAAAACGCGTGGTATCTGATGGTATCGTTCATATTCATGCTTCTTTCAACAATACCATTGTAACGTTTACCGATCGCCAAGGTAATGCATTGTGTTGGGCAACTGCAGGCGGTTCCGGATTTCGAGGCTCTAGGAAGAGTACGCCTTATGCTGCCCAAGTTGCAACTGAGAAGGCTTCTGCTGTTGCAAAAGAGTATGGCATGAAGTCTGTTGCGGTATTTATTGATGGTCCTGGACCAGGTCGCGAGTCTACGATTCGTGAATTGATATCACAGGATTTTAAAATTGTTGAGATAACCGATGTAACTGGCATACCTCATAATGGATGTAAGCCACCCAAAAAACGTCGCGTATAA
- the rpmD gene encoding 50S ribosomal protein L30, with translation MSKKIKITLVKSTIGRKPKHKDIVKQLGLGKLNSSVVQQDTPAIRGLINIVNYLVQVEEGA, from the coding sequence ATGAGCAAGAAAATTAAAATCACATTGGTGAAAAGCACCATCGGACGTAAGCCAAAGCATAAAGATATAGTTAAGCAACTTGGTTTAGGAAAATTGAATAGTAGTGTTGTTCAACAAGATACTCCTGCTATTAGAGGGCTGATTAACATTGTGAACTACCTAGTACAAGTTGAGGAAGGTGCGTAA
- the rplO gene encoding 50S ribosomal protein L15: MNLNSLSPDPGSRPNRRRVGRGIGSGLGKTCGKGHKGQKARAGGFHKINFEGGQMPIQRRLPKMGFKSRVARSIDQVTLNELAALGAESIDLQVLKDSGLVNKSIREVKVILSGELNVSLKLKGLRVTKGARAAIEQAGGSIEE, translated from the coding sequence ATGAATCTGAATTCACTATCTCCAGATCCTGGTTCACGTCCAAATAGAAGACGTGTTGGTAGAGGAATTGGCTCTGGTTTAGGTAAAACCTGTGGGAAAGGACATAAGGGGCAAAAGGCTCGTGCAGGCGGTTTTCACAAGATAAACTTTGAAGGTGGACAAATGCCTATCCAGCGTCGTCTTCCTAAAATGGGCTTTAAATCGCGTGTTGCACGTTCAATTGATCAAGTGACTCTGAATGAATTGGCTGCTTTAGGTGCAGAGAGCATTGATCTCCAGGTATTAAAAGATTCTGGCTTGGTTAATAAATCAATTCGTGAAGTTAAGGTTATTTTATCTGGCGAATTAAATGTTTCTCTTAAGTTAAAGGGGTTGCGTGTAACCAAAGGTGCCCGCGCAGCTATAGAGCAAGCTGGCGGCAGTATTGAAGAGTGA